A single genomic interval of Deinococcus fonticola harbors:
- a CDS encoding branched-chain amino acid ABC transporter permease: protein MQFLNDLKQIFDPSIFPVLAADGLTNGAVYALLALALVLVFSVTRVIFIPIGEFVVFGTLTLAALQAAKTPGTLNLVLFLLALAAVMQAFSLIRSGRSTQALTTLGSAALAGGALWFLIRAVAPLNLPLWMDTLLTMLLIAPLGPLLYRVVYQPLQNATVLVLLIASVALHMVLTGLALAFFGPEGSRTPPFLPGDLKLGQVTLTQQSLLVILASALLMLGLAAFFERTMAGKALRATAVNRLGARIVGISPTAAGSLTFLLAAIIAGMGGMLIGPSVALGYDSGFLIGLKGFIGAIIGGLVSFPLAAGGAILVGLIESFASFSYSAWKEVIVFTLILPVLLWRSLMTKHIPEDEE, encoded by the coding sequence ATGCAGTTCCTGAACGACCTGAAACAGATTTTTGATCCGTCCATCTTCCCGGTGCTGGCGGCCGACGGCCTGACGAACGGCGCGGTATACGCGCTGCTGGCGCTGGCGCTGGTGCTGGTCTTCAGTGTTACGCGCGTCATTTTCATTCCCATCGGGGAGTTCGTGGTGTTCGGCACGCTGACGCTGGCCGCCCTGCAAGCCGCCAAAACCCCCGGCACCCTGAACCTGGTGCTGTTCCTGCTGGCGCTGGCCGCCGTGATGCAGGCCTTTAGCCTCATCCGCTCCGGACGCAGCACCCAGGCCCTGACCACGCTGGGCAGCGCCGCTCTGGCCGGCGGAGCGCTGTGGTTCCTGATCCGCGCCGTGGCCCCCCTGAACCTGCCGCTGTGGATGGACACGCTGCTGACCATGCTGCTTATTGCTCCGCTGGGGCCGCTGCTGTACCGCGTGGTGTACCAGCCGCTTCAGAACGCCACGGTGCTGGTGCTGCTGATCGCCTCGGTTGCGCTGCACATGGTGCTCACGGGGCTGGCACTGGCCTTCTTCGGCCCGGAAGGTTCGCGTACCCCGCCCTTCCTGCCCGGCGACCTGAAACTGGGGCAGGTCACGCTGACGCAGCAGAGCCTGCTGGTCATCCTGGCGTCCGCCCTGCTGATGCTGGGCCTCGCGGCCTTCTTCGAGCGCACCATGGCCGGAAAAGCCCTGCGGGCCACCGCCGTGAATCGCCTGGGCGCCCGCATCGTCGGTATCAGCCCCACCGCCGCTGGCTCCCTGACCTTCCTGCTGGCCGCCATCATCGCCGGGATGGGCGGCATGCTGATCGGGCCAAGCGTGGCCCTGGGGTACGACAGCGGCTTCCTGATCGGCCTGAAAGGCTTCATCGGCGCCATCATCGGCGGACTGGTCAGCTTTCCGCTGGCCGCCGGCGGCGCGATCCTGGTGGGACTCATCGAGAGTTTCGCCAGTTTCAGTTATTCCGCCTGGAAGGAAGTGATCGTGTTCACGCTGATCCTGCCTGTGCTGCTGTGGCGTTCCCTGATGACCAAGCACATCCCGGAGGATGAAGAATGA
- a CDS encoding endonuclease/exonuclease/phosphatase family protein, translated as MPLRRLPSNLALAYLAFVLLVWVLGEFVGERTVPTLLLAYAPPLLWLLPAPLVWLWVLVRRRKVGWALLATLLAAWGAGLFHWRAQSAGNLKVLTYNVARGTRTNPDTLALALRQIGADIILLQEANFYDPNFVTRLAADLPEYSLSSAAEVSTLTRLPVIKTQTFDLPQNRREVLVTHLKWQDKPLTIVNAHLGTVMLSPVLQGDLQRVRRTRDARTEQVGVLRSIALQVDGAVLLGGDLNTPPRGVIYRRLRDIFGRDAHDAAGRGPGWTFPSLKLRIDHQFTRDLQPVRATVLPGVGSDHLPLLVEYR; from the coding sequence GTGCCGCTGCGTCGCCTGCCCTCGAACCTCGCGCTGGCTTACCTGGCTTTCGTGCTGCTGGTGTGGGTGCTGGGCGAGTTCGTGGGCGAGCGAACCGTGCCGACCCTGCTGCTGGCCTACGCCCCACCGCTGTTGTGGCTGCTGCCCGCCCCGCTGGTGTGGCTGTGGGTGCTGGTGCGCCGCCGCAAGGTGGGGTGGGCGCTGCTGGCGACGCTGCTGGCCGCCTGGGGTGCCGGCTTGTTTCACTGGCGGGCGCAGTCGGCTGGAAATTTGAAGGTTCTGACTTACAACGTGGCCCGCGGCACGAGGACCAACCCGGACACCCTGGCGCTGGCGCTGCGCCAGATCGGGGCCGACATCATCCTGCTTCAGGAAGCCAATTTTTACGACCCGAATTTCGTGACCAGGCTGGCCGCCGACCTGCCGGAATACAGCCTGTCGAGCGCCGCGGAAGTCAGTACCCTGACGCGCTTGCCAGTAATAAAGACCCAGACCTTCGACCTGCCGCAAAACCGGCGTGAAGTGTTGGTGACCCACCTGAAATGGCAGGACAAACCGCTGACCATCGTGAACGCGCACCTGGGTACGGTCATGCTCTCGCCGGTGTTGCAGGGAGACCTTCAGCGCGTGCGGCGAACCCGCGACGCCCGCACGGAGCAGGTGGGGGTGCTGCGCTCTATCGCCCTACAGGTGGACGGCGCGGTGCTGCTGGGAGGCGACCTCAACACGCCGCCCCGGGGCGTGATCTACCGGCGCTTGCGGGACATTTTCGGGCGTGACGCGCACGACGCGGCGGGGCGCGGGCCGGGCTGGACATTCCCCAGCCTGAAATTACGCATCGACCACCAGTTCACGCGCGACTTGCAACCGGTGCGGGCAACGGTGTTGCCAGGTGTGGGCAGCGACCACCTGCCGCTGCTGGTCGAGTACAGGTAA
- a CDS encoding flavin reductase family protein yields MSPPSLPHDAITRDELWQTLGRLSSGVCILTATHDGGHRGMTASAVIGLSHEPPTLGVAVRHDRKMHALLSRPEVTHFGLNVLSSTQKKLSEHFAGKPDPALPLAWFEHEGLPLLGGTIAQIVCRKDQALTFSDHTLFTGLIEYTRFTDDDPLVYFRGQYHELG; encoded by the coding sequence ATGAGCCCCCCCTCCCTTCCCCATGACGCCATTACCCGGGACGAACTGTGGCAGACCCTGGGCCGCCTGAGCAGCGGGGTGTGCATCCTGACCGCCACGCACGATGGTGGGCACCGCGGCATGACGGCCAGCGCCGTGATTGGCCTCAGTCACGAGCCGCCCACGCTGGGGGTCGCTGTCAGGCACGACCGGAAAATGCACGCGCTGCTCTCCCGGCCCGAGGTCACCCATTTCGGCCTGAACGTCCTGAGCAGCACGCAAAAAAAGCTCAGTGAACACTTTGCCGGAAAACCTGATCCGGCCCTGCCCCTGGCCTGGTTCGAGCATGAGGGCCTGCCGCTGCTGGGCGGCACCATCGCGCAGATCGTGTGCCGCAAGGATCAGGCCCTGACCTTCAGCGACCACACCCTGTTTACCGGCTTGATCGAGTACACGCGCTTCACCGACGACGACCCGCTTGTGTACTTCCGGGGTCAGTACCACGAACTCGGTTAG
- a CDS encoding glycoside hydrolase family 10 protein, whose product MTRVSLRRAFILTLLLAVNPGAAAQDSTKPETLPAPPPLNLPAVPVPAGSGFTPAAPLPATPAPAAPALPPVPQAPAPQLAPGVPPVAVRGLWVDAFGAGLKNRVQVRQVVEDATRMGVNVLFVQAIRRGDCLCLKSGLPAITDADFERNFDPLALVTRLAHEKGIRVIAWASVTGIANVASPSTNPKHVMRTNGPNSRDSWLARRSDGSWQEGSDGWLDAGIPAAAEYAATAVANLVKNYDVDGVQLDRIRYPDGGDWGYDPKTVARFNAETGTKGRPLPADPQWQQWKREQVTALVRRIALEVKSVRPSAWMTAATITYGNAPRPLEPGSFRLSRPYTDVMQDWPTWIYQGLIDLNVPMNYKRDTVADQGVWFNNWNSFASSVRTRADGQVTPLAVGTALYLNSPEVTASQANRSVAAGLGWVGYSYRVPTLATYNNTQSQPQGLTSVMKLLTAPGGVLSGTTRWQEAPPLARGLMGRVVGVPWPGGRSVEVWQNGQVVAQGLTDGNGYYGFLTLPAGRTEVRIGDRRWTDTVPESGLRRLPNLLLRDTQPAATSGRPSAPGSASPAQTPNVPTPPRR is encoded by the coding sequence ATGACCCGTGTTTCCTTGCGCCGCGCTTTCATTTTGACGTTGCTTCTCGCCGTGAACCCCGGCGCTGCGGCGCAGGATTCCACGAAACCGGAAACGCTGCCCGCCCCACCGCCACTGAATCTGCCCGCTGTTCCGGTGCCCGCAGGTTCGGGGTTCACACCCGCTGCCCCGCTTCCTGCCACGCCTGCGCCTGCTGCACCTGCGCTGCCGCCTGTTCCTCAGGCGCCGGCCCCCCAGTTGGCGCCGGGGGTGCCGCCCGTGGCGGTGCGCGGCCTGTGGGTGGACGCCTTCGGCGCGGGGTTAAAGAACCGCGTGCAGGTCAGGCAGGTGGTGGAAGACGCCACCCGGATGGGCGTGAACGTGCTGTTCGTGCAGGCCATTCGGCGCGGGGACTGCCTGTGCCTGAAAAGCGGCCTGCCAGCCATTACCGACGCGGATTTCGAGAGAAATTTCGACCCGCTGGCGCTGGTGACGCGCCTGGCCCACGAGAAAGGCATTCGCGTGATCGCCTGGGCGAGTGTCACCGGCATCGCCAATGTGGCTTCGCCCAGCACCAACCCGAAACACGTGATGCGTACCAACGGCCCGAACTCCAGGGACTCCTGGCTGGCCCGCCGCAGTGACGGCAGCTGGCAGGAAGGCAGTGACGGCTGGCTGGACGCGGGTATTCCCGCCGCCGCCGAGTACGCCGCCACCGCCGTGGCAAACCTGGTGAAAAACTACGATGTGGACGGCGTGCAACTTGACCGCATCCGTTACCCGGACGGCGGCGACTGGGGGTACGACCCCAAAACAGTGGCCCGCTTCAACGCCGAAACGGGCACGAAAGGCCGCCCGCTGCCGGCTGACCCGCAGTGGCAGCAGTGGAAACGCGAGCAGGTCACGGCCCTGGTGCGCCGCATCGCGCTGGAGGTCAAGAGCGTGCGCCCCAGCGCCTGGATGACGGCCGCCACCATCACCTACGGGAACGCGCCCCGGCCCCTCGAACCGGGCAGCTTCCGCCTCTCGCGTCCGTACACCGACGTGATGCAGGACTGGCCCACCTGGATTTACCAGGGCCTGATCGACCTGAACGTGCCCATGAACTACAAGCGCGACACCGTGGCCGATCAGGGCGTGTGGTTCAACAACTGGAATTCCTTTGCCAGCAGCGTGCGCACCCGCGCCGATGGGCAGGTCACGCCGCTGGCGGTGGGCACGGCGCTGTACCTGAACAGCCCCGAGGTCACCGCCTCGCAGGCCAACCGCAGTGTGGCGGCGGGCCTGGGGTGGGTGGGGTATTCGTACCGCGTGCCGACCCTGGCCACCTACAACAACACGCAGTCCCAGCCGCAGGGCCTGACCTCGGTCATGAAGCTGCTGACGGCTCCGGGCGGTGTGCTGAGCGGCACCACCCGCTGGCAGGAGGCACCCCCGCTGGCCCGTGGCCTGATGGGGCGCGTGGTGGGTGTTCCCTGGCCGGGCGGGCGCAGCGTGGAAGTGTGGCAGAACGGCCAGGTGGTCGCGCAGGGCCTCACGGACGGCAACGGCTACTACGGCTTCCTGACCCTGCCGGCCGGCAGAACCGAGGTGCGCATAGGTGACCGCCGCTGGACTGACACGGTGCCGGAAAGTGGCCTGAGGCGCCTGCCCAACCTGCTTCTGCGCGACACACAGCCCGCCGCAACCTCGGGTCGGCCTAGCGCCCCAGGATCGGCCAGCCCGGCGCAGACTCCCAACGTGCCGACCCCGCCCCGCCGGTGA
- the dnaX gene encoding DNA polymerase III subunit gamma/tau: MSAIYQRARPIRWEDIVGQEHVKDVLRAALSQGRVGHAYLFSGPRGVGKTTTARLIAMTANCLSDGPKPCGECESCLAVRAGSHPDVLEIDAASNNSVDDVRDLREKVGLAAMRGGKKIYILDEAHMMSRAAFNALLKTLEEPPGHVIFILATTEPEKIIPTILSRCQHYRFRRLTPEEIAGKLAGLADKEGVTADADALNLIGRLADGAMRDGESLLERMLAAGTAITRASVEEALGLPPGERVRGIAGALVVGDAGAALSGAAGLYRDGFAARTVVEGLVAAFGAALHAELGLGEEGRLEGADVPRLLKLQAALDEQESRFARSADQQSLELSLTHALLAADAVSSSGHHAPTSAGAAVPADLLQRLNRLEKELATLRQGGRPAPAGPAVADFDPAGRRSGGASGPGPTPVREAVAQATEGMVPAAPLQGSWADVVRQASMQVKAYLKPARQHAEPGYVSLTYDDRNKFHARQLAGKFDDVAKLVLKVFGPVTFELVAPDNLGRRQNLGGPGGAGGGGGTPAPAPTPAPPPAPVAARRPVEAAAPVGEAVPDFDPAPRRAASPRPAPASSVPVGHTPNLDAAAPAPAGLPPKRPAVATLERPSAGTPDFPELDLPFGDAPEQRVPPHSPDDVAPAPLPDLPPAPWDAETPADPPPAPADAQGGDRIAPPTTTRELYVVEAITEEPDWGDIGGGLQEAGPPSLDDAPFAEYSAPRPPPQTRPASAPQHAPAAPSRPGDIRAHPLYDEVKSRFSGRVREIGKNRNYQPPETDDASSEEAEGTEAEA, translated from the coding sequence ATGAGCGCCATTTATCAGCGTGCGCGTCCGATTCGCTGGGAGGACATCGTCGGTCAGGAGCACGTGAAGGATGTGCTGCGGGCGGCCCTCTCGCAGGGGCGGGTGGGCCACGCCTACCTGTTCTCCGGGCCACGCGGGGTGGGGAAGACCACCACCGCCCGCCTGATCGCCATGACGGCCAACTGCCTGTCGGACGGCCCCAAACCGTGTGGCGAGTGCGAGAGTTGCCTGGCCGTGCGGGCAGGCAGCCACCCGGACGTCCTGGAGATCGACGCGGCCAGCAACAACAGCGTCGACGATGTGCGCGACCTGCGCGAGAAAGTGGGCCTGGCGGCCATGCGCGGCGGAAAAAAAATCTACATTCTGGACGAAGCCCACATGATGTCCCGCGCAGCCTTCAACGCCCTCCTCAAGACGCTGGAGGAACCGCCCGGTCACGTGATCTTCATTCTGGCGACGACCGAGCCGGAGAAGATCATCCCCACCATCCTCTCACGCTGCCAGCACTACCGCTTTCGCCGCCTGACCCCCGAGGAAATCGCGGGGAAACTGGCGGGCCTGGCCGACAAAGAGGGCGTGACCGCCGACGCCGACGCCCTGAACCTGATCGGCCGCCTGGCCGACGGGGCCATGCGTGACGGCGAGAGCCTGCTGGAACGCATGCTGGCCGCCGGCACCGCTATTACCCGCGCCAGCGTCGAGGAAGCGCTGGGCCTGCCGCCCGGCGAGCGTGTGCGTGGCATCGCGGGCGCCCTGGTGGTGGGTGACGCGGGCGCGGCCCTGTCCGGGGCGGCGGGCCTGTACCGCGACGGGTTCGCGGCCCGCACGGTGGTGGAAGGCCTGGTGGCCGCCTTTGGCGCGGCCCTGCACGCTGAACTGGGCCTGGGAGAAGAGGGCCGCCTGGAAGGCGCGGACGTTCCCCGCCTGCTGAAACTGCAGGCGGCGCTGGACGAGCAGGAGAGCCGTTTTGCCCGCAGCGCCGACCAGCAGAGCCTGGAGTTGAGCCTGACCCATGCCCTGCTGGCCGCCGACGCCGTGAGCAGCAGTGGACATCACGCGCCGACGTCGGCAGGCGCGGCCGTTCCCGCCGATCTGCTTCAGCGCCTGAACCGCCTGGAAAAAGAACTGGCCACACTCCGTCAGGGGGGCAGACCCGCACCGGCTGGCCCCGCCGTGGCCGACTTCGACCCCGCCGGGCGGCGCAGCGGTGGCGCCAGTGGCCCTGGCCCCACGCCGGTGCGTGAAGCGGTAGCGCAGGCGACCGAGGGCATGGTTCCGGCGGCGCCCCTGCAGGGCAGCTGGGCAGATGTGGTGCGGCAGGCCAGCATGCAGGTCAAGGCGTACCTGAAGCCCGCCCGTCAGCACGCCGAACCCGGTTACGTGAGCCTCACCTACGATGACCGCAACAAATTCCACGCCAGGCAACTGGCCGGAAAGTTCGACGACGTGGCGAAACTGGTGCTCAAGGTGTTCGGCCCAGTCACCTTCGAGCTGGTGGCCCCCGACAACCTGGGGCGCCGGCAAAACCTGGGCGGCCCAGGAGGCGCGGGGGGAGGGGGCGGCACCCCTGCCCCCGCACCGACACCCGCCCCTCCACCTGCTCCAGTCGCTGCCCGGCGACCGGTCGAGGCCGCAGCGCCCGTGGGGGAGGCCGTGCCGGACTTCGACCCGGCCCCCCGCCGCGCCGCTTCTCCCCGGCCCGCACCCGCCAGTTCGGTGCCAGTCGGCCACACTCCAAACCTTGACGCTGCCGCGCCGGCTCCAGCCGGTCTGCCGCCCAAACGGCCCGCGGTTGCCACGCTGGAACGGCCCAGCGCCGGCACACCCGACTTCCCGGAACTGGATTTGCCTTTCGGCGACGCCCCGGAGCAGCGCGTGCCGCCCCACAGCCCGGACGACGTGGCCCCCGCGCCGCTGCCGGATCTTCCGCCCGCCCCGTGGGACGCGGAAACACCTGCCGACCCGCCCCCGGCTCCGGCAGACGCGCAGGGTGGAGACCGCATCGCGCCTCCCACCACGACCCGCGAACTGTACGTGGTGGAAGCCATCACCGAGGAACCCGACTGGGGGGACATCGGCGGAGGCCTTCAGGAGGCCGGGCCACCCTCGCTGGACGACGCGCCCTTCGCGGAGTACAGCGCCCCCCGCCCCCCGCCCCAGACCCGCCCGGCTTCCGCCCCCCAGCATGCGCCCGCCGCGCCGTCCAGACCCGGCGACATTCGCGCCCACCCGCTCTACGACGAAGTGAAAAGCCGCTTCTCTGGGCGCGTCCGCGAAATCGGAAAGAACCGCAACTACCAGCCCCCCGAAACCGACGACGCCAGCTCAGAAGAGGCTGAGGGCACAGAGGCTGAAGCCTGA